The Buteo buteo chromosome 5, bButBut1.hap1.1, whole genome shotgun sequence DNA segment CTCTTTCTAATCAAAGCACTGCATTCAGTACACCAATGTTAAGATTCAATAAATACCTCTGAATCTGTCACTGTCCACCAAAGCAGTGTTTAGAGACCAATGAAATTGCTCTCAACGAATAAAGTACTAATTTAGTCATCATGGTAGTGTCTGGCTCTCACAGTGAACAAAGCTGCAGTCTGCTAATGCCACGGGGTCTGCTTCTGGACAGAAATTGCTCAGTGATATTATCAGCCGTTGTAAAATGTCTTGGTCACGAAGTTAATCATTAACTCAGGTCACCGTCTCATAAAAACATCATATTGTAAGAGCACAACACGCTTAAAGCTAACTGTCACTAATCAACCATGCATACAACAGCAATAAAGCAACACATAAAAGGAGCCAGAAACTCAGCAAAACCTTCAGCTAAGGGAAGACAAACTGCACCGAGGTTTATCTCCATGGAGAAATCCACTGACAAGCTGAACCATGAAAATGGATCGACAGCTCCTGGAGTACCACAGGCTGAAAAGGACAGTCCTGCGCCCACTGCAGAAGGTGCTGCAGAAGTGAGCAGAGCAGGACCCCtaacagaaaacactgcagaTGTGAAGAGACTGGGATTCACTGAAGAATGTGTTAAAGAAATTGAGAGACCTTCAGGCACAGAGCGAGGCAGTCCTGATGCCTTTAAACCATCgatttcagaaagagactgtCCAAAGTCAAAGCCTCTCATTATGCTAATGAACTCAAACTCTCCCGAAGTACACAGTTTTGAAGTGAACCACCAGTGTTCAACCACAACATCTATTGATATGGACTGCCTAGTCTGCTTCAACAAGTACAACATCTACAGAGTACCAAAGCTCCTGGACTGCCAGCATGCCTTCTGTGCAGTCTGCCTCAAGCTTATCCTCAGGAAAGAGGAGAGTACCTGGATAATCACCTGCCCCCTGTGCAGAAAAGCCACTTCTGTGTCAGGAGGACTCATCCGCacacttcaaaataaagaagACATCATGGAGCACTTGGAAAACCCTGATTCTAATCCTGAGGTACATGTCTCTGCCATAGGGCTAGACAGCAATAGCTGGACTCAGACCAGCCAAGATGCTTTATACAGAGACGAAAACATTCCAGCAGACAACAGACTGGCTATACAGAGACTTGTGCTGCTCCTGCTTCTTGTGGTGATTCTCACTATCGTCATCCTCCCATTTATATCCTCAGGTCTGATAAAATGGGTAATTTGTCTCCTGCTTACTTTGGGGTTGGTCATGTCTATAGTGCTTTGCTGCACTCCTAAATTCTACTGGAGGTGTAATAGGGACTCGCTCGCCTCCTCCCACAAGGAGACCCACATCACTACTATTGCCTGAAACAAGCAATGTGTGCTGCCTAGAGATCATGGACTGGTCCTGCCTGCAAAGCTTGCATGTTAGGCATGCTAGTCAGTTGCTGGACTTTGAAAGCAATCATTCACGTAATAAATTCAACAGGTGGCTAAGCTTGCTCAATGGCAATGCACAGTGTTGTTAAATTTCACTACTGGAAACATAGTCAAATATTTATATGTTGATATTTATGAGATAAAAATTATAGGTTTTCCACAcaataattttgttgttttgcttttgtcattttgttCTTGTTCATGTCATCATCTGATTAGCACTGCAGAACATTATCTGAAACACCTGAGAGATGGTGTCCTGTGAAAATCCCCAGCTGTGGTTGCGTTTTCCCACTCTACTAACACACATACACTTCTTCTTGTGACAATGTGGGGAAATAAGACTGCTAAAGCAGGGACTGCGTGCCTAGTCTCAATGGAAGATAGTAGTCTTAACCCAGGTTATCGCTTTAATCCCAATCACTACCCACGTGGTTGTTGGCAGGGATGGGAAAGGGACTGGGAAAAGGGGATGTTGGTTGGTGCACACCAAACTAGAGAGGGAGAGGCACTATCAACACTCCTTATCTTCAGTCTGTGGTTTACAAAGGGCTAGGCTCTCAAAAGCTCATGACACTCCAAATTCCGCATGTTATTTAGCACAGAAATAGTTCCTCGCACCTGAACTCCTTTATCTGGCTACTTGCTCCGCACCTCTTCTTGCCCTCTTTACATGAAGTATGACACTGCCCTTGGAGATGCCCACAATTCTCCTTCTAAACAGAAATCTGTCAATTGCTATGCCATGCCACATGTGATATTTTTATATGGAATGCGTCCATTAAAGTTTAATAACATTAATTGCTCATTGACTTCTGTGTTTCCATTCCTCACTGACAATTAATgtcaaaacatttcacagtTTCCTCACTGACAGGAACTACAGCTGAGAAAGCTTATTAGGGAGTCTGCACAACTGAGTTAGTGAGCAAAGCATAGTAATGcattggttttttcctttatttaaaaaaatacttagttGCTAATAAGATATCCTGTAACCCAACTaaaattaaattggaaaaaaattagaagtttgCTCTTAGTTAAGTTACATTTTCAAGACTACCATGGATCTCAGTAGACCTTGGATCAGGCCTGTGGTAAATATTTGTGTTCGATAAGAATGGAAACTGATGTACTCCAGttgctcagtatataaatatacatagtGTCTCACCAGCAGATAAAACAGATTAGACTAAGAGGTAAGGAGCTGTTGTCCTCCTAAAGTCTTGGAAAAAATGGGTCTATTTTCTGCCTAAGAACACAAATCTTCAAGGGAAATAGACAGCAACTGGCTGGTTGCAGAGCACATACGTATTAACATTTGCTAATaaccaagcagaaaaaaagcttttcaattGGGAAAAGGCAGGTAGTTTTAAACCCAGATATTTTATTGAACTCTATTATTCCAAATACAAAGACTGGACCAGATATTCACctgtactgaaaataatttcagaaactcTTGCCAAGTCTTTCAGCTCATAGACAATTTTCCTGCCGAGTTCCCTCCACCAACACTGGTGGGTGACTGTACTGTAAAGGTTTGTAACAAATATATTAACATTGGCTTGAAAGTAGCATGAATGAATGCATCAGAGTAAGCTGGAAGGGTTAAAGGAAAATCATGTGCTAATTGCTACAGAACATTGATCTCATTCAAAGGACCAGATAGCAAGGAAGAAACAGATTGTCCTACAGATAAGATGACAAAGATGAACTACACTAGAGACATAAAGTAatcccaatttaaaaaaaaacaaaaaaaacccaaaacttggGGAATTTTCCCTAAGAGGGGAAGAGACCAAGCAAGATAGCAAACAACACCTACTCTAGAAGGGTGTATGTGTCACACTCACTATCGGTTTGCCATCATCAGTCAAGAAACATGATGAAGATTTTTAGAGTCAGCATCCCTTGTCCTTCCTATCACTCACAATGGAGCCTCACCAGCCCATGCGGACTTGTCAGCATATGGGTGCGAACAAATGAAATCAGAGAATGAAtgtgaacaggaaaaaaatccatttgttaCCTATCACCCTGCCCTTCCAAAAGGGCGTATTCAATTTTATTACACTAATCTCTACAGTGCCAAAAAAAAGGCCAACAGAAAAAGGCTTCCCTCAAGGCAGTATACACCAGTGGGAAGGAGGCATGCATGCTCTGTGATTACCAGTGAGAGACTGgccctctgaaaaaaaccctgtggaTCCATACAGTAAGATTATCAGCTGTGGAAGTCCAGGTTTCCACCCCCACTGCTTTGCATCAGCACCTTCCAAGCCTGCATTCAGCAGTTcaactgaaatgtttcttcagCCTTTGAAAGCCACTAACAATCAGCTGATTCAGAGTTCATGGATGTTGGTGGGAGTCATTAGGCCCTAGAACCCAGTATCTTTATAACAGCTGTTGATACTCATCTGACAAGATAAGGCTCGATGATGATGCAAATCTTTGAAGCAGCAACTAAGTTTATGGAGAAAAGGCCAACAGAATTGTACTCCTATTCCAAAACATAAAGGAATTGCTTGTATCCAGTTTTAATTCATGCCAGTCTTTTTGGGAAGGAATTTTCAACTCCACATTACCTTGCCCTGCTTACCTTACCTAGCTGGCTCGCAATTTCACATAGTGATGAGGTAACACATTGTAGCCTGAAAGGGAGAGGTTCATAATAAGAAATGGGCCCACGCAGTAATATTCAGCTGTACCTTACGAACTGCATTAATATCCAAGAACTATGATTTACAAAGACAGAATCCCATCAAGACAGTAAGAGCATGATAAGACCCAACAGTGGTATTTAAGGATTATAGTCTGTACAGAGAGAATCCTAGACCAGAAACTTCAAACGTGACTTGTTTAACAATGCATATACACAAGccaattttaattcaaaaatatAGCTATCCTTTTGTCATGCTGTGCTCCCACTCTGCCCCTCTGTCCACAGGGCCCTTCCCAAAGCCCCAACTTTCCCTATCCCAATCTCTTTTCAGGCTTCTCATCAACAAACAGCACCATCATCGCCCACCACAGCCACTAGTTACATAAGAGAGGGAGACAGGTGCCTGAAAAATTTTGAGTGTAGGTGTTCTAAATTACTGTTAAATGTAGAAGCCTCACTTCATCTACAGAACTTTAAATTATCTATAATTGAGCTGGCTTTGATTACTGTTAAACTATATAATGAGATCCCAAGTCTACAACATCTGGTAAAACTCACTCCTAATTGTCATTCCACTCAACTTATGTTTTGGTCCAGTTTTAACAGCTCTTCTGTGTTATCAcataaacagacaaaaatatacATGGAATAAAGAACACATTTCACACTTCCACAACACTCAGATTCTGTACAACAAGAACTTTAGGTCCTCAAACACAGAACTGTCAAATCTACAAGAAACTAATTTGCAGATCTTGGTCTGAGAGCACAGATTCGTGCCCAGGTGATTCTCTGCTTGTTGTGAACCATTTGCAACTTGTCTGTTGTGTTGTGCAGTTACCCAAGCCACAGGTAAAGTAGATACCTTCTGCACCTGAACTGGGATCAATGGAAGTTGCCTTCAGAACTTCAGTGTCACATTTAACAACTATATGATGATGCTGAAAATACCTATACGTAACATGAGTACTTGTGTGAGTAAACCTGAGGGAGTCTAATATTAGTTACAAGCAACCTGGACAAGATATTTGGCCAAATCAAAATTGgcttttaaacagaactggtactcagatattttttttttaattatttataagtAAGTCCCacataacacattttaaagtataaatTGGTTACCCCGGCTACCAAGCAACCAAAACTAGTTTTGCTTTCATGAAACGCAATCATACAGAAACACTGCTCTCCTTCCCCTGAAAAAAAGGGCCTTTCTCCAAAAATTACTACACACTGGACTTGGGGTTTCAGCCTGAGGCTGCTCTCAGGgcaaatgcatttcttaaaaCACCCAAAATGCAATGCAAAAGCCTTATGCTCAGATAGCTGAACTAACTCCAAAGCCTTAGGATTTCTGCAAGGCCAATTAACTACAGTGGAGCAAAGCCTCCTGAGCTGACTGTGCCAGTAACCCTGCTGCTATCAGAAGCAACATATACATGGCCCTCATATTTACCTGATgagtgcatatatatatatacacgcacACTTCAGCTTCTGTTCATATGGCTTTGGGAATCCCACCTGGTAACACAGCACAAAGCACGGAACACCTCTGGGGCTTTAATCTTCCTCAGGGTAACCCCTCAGAGACACCAACCTGTCCTGCATGGAGGTGGCAAAGAAGTCTTGGGGCAGCAACCTGCGAGCAGCTTCACCAAATGCACATCTCTACCTCTCTCTGTAACCCTCCCTCAGAGAGAGAGGAGTTCTCACAGGGGAAGAAGGGCTTTAAAGGGAGTAAAAGGGCTAGCACCCAGCTAGGCCTAAGCCCCAAGCGAGCCACCAACGTGGTGGACAAAGCCCAAGACTGCAAATAAAGATGGGCAGCGACAAAAGAGCACCTATAGCCATCTCGCGGTGCAGACGGACCGACCACCACCCCTGTGAAAGAGCCGGGTAAGGGCCGGCCCGGGGCCCGCCGCCAGTCCTCGCCATCACCTCAGTCCAGCGAGTCTCCCACCTCCGCTCCGCAAACTACGCGCCTCGCTACGCCGATCGCGTAGCGGCCCACAGGCTCGCCCAGCGCAGCCCGCCTGCCGTACGCAGACTGCGTAGCGGCGGCGGGAAGGGCGCGCAGGGCAGGAAGaggcgggcgggaggcggcggaaGGGAGCGCGGCGGCTCCTGGTTGAGGCCGGGCCGGTAGCAGGtcggggccgggccgggagaggtggggagaggggctgggaacGGCTGGGGTACAGCTCTTTGGGCTGAGGGGGTCGAGCGGGTGGGACCCTCTCCTCAGGCCGCTCCCTGAGGGAAGGGCTGTAGCGGCGTCCGCCCTGCTGTCGGGGGCTGGTTTCCTCTCCTCAGTGGTTGTCGAAAGTGCtactttctgtaaaaaaaacccaccgcTTGTATTCTAGCACCAGAGATTTCAGGCGCAAGGGACTCGCGATAAAGGTGAATGTCGGCAGCTGTGGAGATGTCGGTCCTCGCAGCTTTCCCAGCGGAGGTGTTTCCTTCGTGTTTTTCCCACTAGCGATTTCTTTCTCCTGGTCGTGTCCTTCTTTGCAGCTTTGCTCACCTTCTGTGTAATGCCATCGCTTCTCAGTCACTGCTGCTACAAACGTCTGAATTAACCGGATCAAACATGCTCAGTTTTGCAACTACTTAAGCTTTTAGCATTTCTATGtccccccgcctccccttgGTCTCTCATCTCTGTTCTACATTTAGCGTGCATTACTGCAGCGGCCGTCTGTATCGCATTTGCATGTTTTTGGGGCAAGATGCGATTTTATCTGGGACTGAATTAATTGCATTCTGTATTTGTACTTCGTATCTATGGATTAAAAGCAAGGGCTGTGGTGCTTCTGGTGTGTAAGCATGTGTGTGGCTCTGGAGCCGTGCGCAAGTCCCCAAGAAAACTCACCTGCCCAAATGCTTCTGCAGTCACAGCGTTGTGTCTGATGCTTAACCACAGTTTGGCCGTGCCATCCTCTGGTGTGCCTTCGTAAGGGACTTTTTGGCCAGGCCCATGTGAATAATTATCTACAGCTACTTCTCTGAAGTTGACGAGATGCCTCATTGACTTTTGAGGGTCTCTGAGATTAACGTGTTGGTGGTTTGATCACTTTTGTCATGGCTTAGGACAAAAACGATGCCAGCatctctgtatttcttcttctagCAGTAGGGAGCGCATGCGTATTGTACAACTTTAGATCCACAAAAGATTaactttctgctttccaaaCCAGATTGTGGGAGCCGCTATATAAAATCCACCGCCTCTCAAGAAAACAAAGGGCTTTGTGTGAAAATTGAGTGCtggaagtgagaaaaaaattctgccacAAACTGTAGATAACTTGTGGGATATATTTCTAGCTCTCAATTCCCTCATCTTGGATTTAGTAGCAAAACTTCTTGGCCCAAGTTTTGTTTACTAAATTACatgttgccctttttttttatgctgcacGTCTGAAAATCAAAGCCCATTTTTTCCTAGGTATTTATGAAGAAATAGATACCTATGTTGAGGGATGCACATCGAGTGTACTGGTCAGAGCATCTTCAGAgccaagtatttaaaaaactttCTCTAGGTATTCTAGGTGCTCAGCATCGTGAATTATTTGTTGCATAACAACAATAAAGTTGCATGCAACAAGCCACTATGGTGTTGCTCCATAATTGGTCACATCTTTTATGTTACTGGGAAACAAGGTTAAACAGTTGTACTGTTTCTGGGTCCTTTTTAGCTGTTTCACTTTTCATACGAACCTGTGTTAACAAATCAATAAATCTATCACAACAGGGAAggggattttattttcagtgctgtctcCCATAATAAGGTAATAAATCTGTGTCCAGAGGTGAGTAGACATGCCAAGTAATTATAAAGATATTGAAACTTTAAGTGTTAGATTATTTCTGGGCAAGTTGGTCTGTAAGTCTGGATGTTTTGGGAAGATCAGAGCCTAGTGAGTGATGTGAAATGGATTTGGGGTGTCCAAATGAGGGCTTTGGAGCTCCTGAGGTCATAAAACAATCTTGGGATTTTGTAAGAGAGTCCTGGACAGCATGGAGACATGTCTCGCATCACCTGCAATTCAGCAAGCTTAAATGCTGCTGCCTGTTGAGGTTGGTACTGGAGCGGGCCTGCTGGGGCCGGGATTGATCCCAGGCGCCTGCTCTCCCTGGGGAAACGTCATCTGGCACGTCCCTTCTCTGGTTGGTACAGAAATAACAGTTTATTCCTGCGGACTTTGTGCTCCCATATTGCTGGAATGTGATGTTTCCATGGAAACGCACTGAGATGCCTTAGACCCGTGTGCTCAAGCCACGGACGGCATCAGGGGGTACATGTTGTGAGGGGGTGAGCTCTCCCAGGGAGAGAGGTGCGAGTTATGATAACCATCAGCCCTTGAGTGATgagttttctttgcatttatacATCAGCAGTTAAACAGTGCAAGCCTTGAGACATACAAATCGCCTTGAATAAATTTCTGAGTGGGAAGGCAAGACAGACACCTTTCCTGAAAGACCATGACAGACAGCATGCAGAtaataaaatctcttttaaaagaCCTGatcctgtgctgcttttctttcttctaggACTCTCAAACTATCCCGTAAATGGTGTCTGCATCCTCTGAGATTCAGTTGTAGTGTCATGGGCTCTTAATTCCTATTTAGGCTCTTTCCTTTCTAGAGggttcagaagaaaggaaacatttaaatagGAAGTATATAATGAAATAAGTGATTTGACCCCTTAGAAACCAACAATCTTGATGAAGTCAATAGAAATTTCACGTGATGTAAGTGAGCTTTGGAGCAGATTGTTACCCATGTTGAATTGTGAAATGAACTGTTGTCACATCTGCCCGATTTCAGTCATCTCTGATGGCTGCTTGTATAATCAGGGGGGCTCCCGAGGAGCACTCGTAAGCCTTTCCGTTGGAAGCATGCATGTCTGCGCTCTAAAAATTAATAGTTTTTCCCAGCTCCAGGTCCTTGTGGTGCAGGGATCTTATATTTAGGCAAAAAGCAGTGAGAGGTTGTATAGAGGAGAGAATGTTACAAGCAAGGCATTGCAATGTCCATGGGACACATTAAAAGTCCATCACATCAGAGGCTGCAGCTGGACTCAACTTTCTTAACACcttcagcaaaataaacagaGGAGCAATTTGTGTTGAGGAGGAGACAGGCAAGTTATTTCCCAGGCAGCTGTACTGGTCCCTGCACCAGGTGCAGagcttttattttacatgttattTTTGCAGTAAACGTATGAGTGATGTGCCTGAGCAGAACCCAGTCTCTTTGCATCTTGAAGGGGACTTCTTCTTTTGTTGTGTGAAGTATTGTTGGCTCATTTTGTCCAAAACTGTTGAGAATTGGTGAACAGAAAGTCTCCTGTCATCTTCTTTGGTCGCAGCACCATGTTGGGGGGGGATACACAAGCTGGACTTTGATAGACTTAACACCGACAGCAAATGTGAGagtgaaaaagcaaaggcaattTGTCTCCTTGCTTCCTGGTTTCcaactgtttgggtttttttcttctgctttttcctctttgaactTGCAGGTAAAAATGGCTGCAGAAGAGAAGTGGAAAGGTTGGGCTTCGAAAGACCATAGCAGCGCTGAACAGGCAGGTGAAAAGGAACCATGTGTGCTTCTGGGCCAGCGGCTGGGCGAACCGGGAAGATTTGCTTATGCGGCGCTTTGTGGGATATCCCTAGCATGGCTGTTCCctgaaaaagagcaaaggtACTACACGGGGTAGCGAGGGGTGAGCAAAGGAGGTGGCTTTTGGGTAGCAGCTCAGATGGAGCTGGTATCAGACTCTGTGTGGGGTCTTCTGAGGTTAGGAGAGTGGAAGATCCTTTTGACATAAGGTGTTTTCTTAATTGTATTAACTTTCTCTCTGACACCTTTAAGACTTTTATACTTCAGCACAAATTGCATCCCTTAATATTGCAGACTTCAGAGCATGTATTGAAGAAAGGTATAGCTCTGTTCAgattgcttgcttgtttgtttagCCAGCTTGCATAGCAACTCGACTTCTGCTGGCTTCTTAtgatgctttgatttttgtgtgAACAGCAGCAGATCAACATCTGAAAGCAGGGACCACTCAAACTTTGCAAAAATACGCAGCCACGGAGCC contains these protein-coding regions:
- the RNF186 gene encoding E3 ubiquitin-protein ligase RNF186, whose amino-acid sequence is MEKSTDKLNHENGSTAPGVPQAEKDSPAPTAEGAAEVSRAGPLTENTADVKRLGFTEECVKEIERPSGTERGSPDAFKPSISERDCPKSKPLIMLMNSNSPEVHSFEVNHQCSTTTSIDMDCLVCFNKYNIYRVPKLLDCQHAFCAVCLKLILRKEESTWIITCPLCRKATSVSGGLIRTLQNKEDIMEHLENPDSNPEVHVSAIGLDSNSWTQTSQDALYRDENIPADNRLAIQRLVLLLLLVVILTIVILPFISSGLIKWVICLLLTLGLVMSIVLCCTPKFYWRCNRDSLASSHKETHITTIA